The following proteins are co-located in the Microbacterium sp. Clip185 genome:
- a CDS encoding peptidoglycan D,D-transpeptidase FtsI family protein: MTREVRRLSFVMLAMFLVLFGSTSVIQVFQASTLAENGENRRALYDSYEIQRGSIIASGAAIASSSPSNDVYSWQRSYTDADMWSPVTGYINAALGSATGIEQAMNRELSGTGGGQFFSRVEQIFTGQPPQGSNVVLSVDANVQKAAYDALGDLQGAVVAIEPKTGRILAMVSKPGYDTNLLASHDLGAVQASYNDLVNNALQPMSNRAIGGRMNPPGSTFKLVVASAALASGNWTLQSTLPNVASYTLPGTSTAISNAGGGACGPGETVTLADALRLSCNIPMAELAVQLGDDAIRAEAEKYGFNKSFATPVDSTPSVYPTAALSDDKTALTGFGQGDVRATPLQMAMVSAGIANGGMVMNPQMVDQVIGPDLSVQQQFEPTEFGRALNEDLANQLASAMVANVSDGVASNARIDGVEVGGKTGTAENGGSNPYTLWFTGFAPAEDPEVAVAVVVENGGGQGQSGSGNSIAAPIAKKVMEAVLGR, from the coding sequence ATGACCCGCGAAGTCCGCCGGCTCAGCTTCGTGATGCTGGCCATGTTCCTCGTGCTGTTCGGTTCGACCAGCGTCATCCAGGTGTTCCAGGCGTCGACTCTGGCCGAAAACGGCGAGAACCGGCGCGCGCTGTACGACTCGTACGAGATCCAGCGCGGCTCGATCATCGCCAGCGGCGCGGCCATCGCGTCCTCCAGCCCGAGCAACGACGTCTACAGCTGGCAGCGCAGCTACACGGACGCCGACATGTGGTCCCCGGTGACCGGATACATCAATGCGGCGCTGGGATCGGCGACGGGCATCGAACAGGCCATGAACCGGGAGCTCTCGGGCACCGGCGGCGGCCAGTTCTTCTCCCGCGTCGAGCAGATCTTCACCGGGCAGCCCCCGCAGGGATCCAACGTCGTCCTCTCGGTCGACGCGAACGTGCAGAAGGCGGCGTACGACGCGCTGGGCGACCTGCAGGGCGCCGTCGTGGCGATCGAGCCGAAGACCGGCCGCATCCTCGCGATGGTCTCCAAGCCCGGCTACGACACCAACCTGCTCGCCTCGCACGATCTGGGTGCGGTGCAGGCCTCGTACAACGATCTCGTCAACAACGCGCTGCAGCCGATGTCCAACCGCGCCATCGGGGGCAGGATGAACCCGCCGGGATCGACCTTCAAGCTCGTCGTCGCCTCCGCCGCTCTGGCCTCGGGCAACTGGACCCTCCAGTCCACGCTGCCGAACGTCGCCAGCTACACGCTTCCCGGAACCTCCACCGCCATCAGCAACGCCGGCGGCGGAGCGTGCGGGCCGGGCGAGACCGTGACCCTCGCCGACGCCCTGCGCCTGAGCTGCAACATCCCGATGGCGGAGCTCGCCGTCCAGCTCGGCGACGACGCGATCCGCGCCGAGGCGGAGAAGTACGGCTTCAACAAGTCGTTCGCCACGCCCGTGGACTCCACGCCCTCGGTGTATCCCACCGCCGCGCTCAGTGACGACAAGACCGCGCTCACCGGGTTCGGTCAGGGCGACGTCCGCGCGACGCCGCTGCAGATGGCCATGGTCTCGGCCGGCATCGCGAACGGCGGGATGGTCATGAATCCCCAGATGGTGGACCAGGTCATCGGTCCGGATCTCTCGGTGCAGCAGCAGTTCGAGCCGACCGAGTTCGGGCGGGCGCTGAACGAGGATCTCGCGAACCAGCTGGCGAGCGCGATGGTCGCCAATGTCAGTGACGGCGTGGCGTCGAATGCAAGAATAGACGGAGTCGAAGTGGGCGGTAAGACGGGTACGGCGGAGAACGGCGGGTCCAACCCGTACACGCTCTGGTTCACCGGTTTCGCGCCCGCTGAAGACCCCGAGGTCGCGGTCGCAGTGGTCGTCGAGAACGGCGGCGGGCAAGGTCAGTCGGGCAGCGGTAACTCCATCGCAGCGCCCATTGCAAAGAAGGTCATGGAGGCGGTGCTGGGACGATGA
- a CDS encoding serine/threonine-protein kinase, with amino-acid sequence MRPTQGATFGGRYELDSRIAIGGMGEVWEATDHVIGRTVAIKILKDEYMGDPGFLERFRAEARHAALVNHEGIASVFDYGEENGSAFLVMELVPGEALSTILEREGSLSTDKTLDIVAQTASALQAAHAAGLVHRDIKPGNLLITPDGRVKITDFGIARIADQVPLTATGQVMGTVQYLSPEQASGHPASPATDIYSLGIVAYECLAGKRPFTGESQVAIAMAQINEQPPALPPTVAVPVQNLVMAMIAKKPEERPASAAAVARAASALRRGDVTAATVAVPAIGGAVGADDATQLLGVGETQAATQLLSASTAASPVDEPAKRKRSPWTWPLVALIVLLLIVLGGTLWAIFGNQSADPGPTGTSTRTTATTPSSTPTPSKTTVDVAALDLVGKSCEEATGLAQGAGLLASCTPGNSAPSPDQVGLVYSVSPTGNAPEGSQLTLTVYADQTPIGAPAMPRIEVNGAKAETVTAGSTVQINWEGFTCPSGTGSVVSYNFTAVNGIFTSTGQSTAAAGPNQRPIPLEVGTNTGQALIVSYTVTCSGSGDGTTRNSETSPQAQANVQSSSPSPTPTSPLLGGN; translated from the coding sequence ATGAGGCCGACACAGGGAGCGACGTTCGGTGGGCGTTACGAGCTGGATTCGCGCATCGCCATCGGCGGTATGGGCGAGGTCTGGGAAGCCACTGACCACGTCATCGGGCGCACGGTGGCGATCAAGATCCTCAAGGACGAGTACATGGGGGACCCCGGGTTCCTCGAGCGGTTCCGCGCGGAGGCGCGCCATGCCGCACTCGTGAACCACGAGGGGATCGCCAGCGTCTTCGATTACGGCGAGGAGAACGGATCCGCGTTCCTGGTCATGGAGCTCGTTCCCGGCGAGGCGCTGTCGACCATCCTCGAGCGCGAGGGCTCACTGTCCACGGACAAGACGCTCGACATCGTCGCGCAGACCGCATCCGCGCTGCAGGCCGCACACGCCGCCGGCCTCGTGCACCGCGACATCAAGCCGGGAAACCTGCTCATCACGCCCGACGGGCGCGTGAAGATCACCGACTTCGGAATCGCGCGCATCGCCGACCAGGTGCCGTTGACGGCGACCGGTCAGGTCATGGGCACGGTGCAGTACCTCTCGCCCGAGCAGGCGTCGGGTCATCCCGCATCCCCCGCGACCGACATCTACTCGCTCGGCATCGTCGCGTACGAGTGCCTCGCGGGCAAGCGTCCCTTCACGGGCGAGTCGCAGGTCGCGATCGCGATGGCGCAGATCAACGAGCAGCCGCCGGCGCTGCCGCCCACGGTGGCGGTTCCCGTGCAGAACCTCGTCATGGCGATGATCGCCAAGAAGCCCGAGGAGCGTCCCGCATCCGCCGCCGCCGTCGCCCGCGCTGCCAGCGCGCTGCGCCGCGGCGACGTGACGGCCGCCACGGTCGCGGTGCCCGCCATCGGCGGCGCCGTGGGCGCGGACGATGCCACCCAGCTGCTCGGGGTCGGCGAGACGCAGGCGGCGACGCAGCTTCTGAGCGCCTCCACCGCGGCGTCCCCGGTGGACGAGCCCGCCAAGCGCAAGCGCAGCCCCTGGACCTGGCCGCTCGTCGCCCTCATCGTGCTGCTCCTGATCGTGCTGGGCGGAACCCTGTGGGCGATCTTCGGCAACCAGAGCGCGGATCCCGGACCGACCGGAACCAGCACGCGCACGACGGCGACCACTCCGTCGTCGACGCCCACCCCGAGCAAGACGACCGTGGATGTCGCCGCGCTCGACCTGGTGGGCAAGAGCTGTGAAGAGGCAACGGGACTCGCGCAGGGAGCAGGGCTGCTGGCCTCCTGCACGCCCGGCAATTCCGCGCCGAGCCCCGACCAGGTCGGCCTGGTCTACAGCGTGAGCCCGACCGGGAACGCGCCCGAGGGCTCGCAGCTCACCCTGACGGTTTACGCCGACCAGACGCCGATCGGAGCTCCCGCGATGCCGCGCATCGAGGTCAACGGCGCGAAGGCGGAGACGGTGACGGCGGGCTCCACCGTGCAGATCAACTGGGAAGGCTTCACGTGCCCGTCCGGTACCGGGTCGGTCGTGAGCTACAACTTCACCGCGGTCAACGGCATCTTCACCTCAACGGGTCAGTCCACGGCCGCCGCCGGACCCAACCAGCGTCCGATCCCGCTCGAGGTCGGGACGAACACCGGACAGGCGCTCATCGTCAGCTACACCGTGACCTGCTCCGGCTCGGGCGACGGCACGACGCGCAACTCGGAGACGTCGCCGCAGGCCCAGGCCAACGTGCAGTCCTCGTCGCCGTCACCGACACCCACCAGCCCCCTCCTGGGCGGGAACTGA